From Kangiella sp. TOML190, one genomic window encodes:
- the hemE gene encoding uroporphyrinogen decarboxylase encodes MSAALKNDRYIRACLQQETDRTPIWMMRQAGRYLPEYRQLRAEAGSFMDLCTNPELACEVTLQPLRRFPLDAAILFSDILTIPDAMGLGLYFTPGEGPAFEKPVRSMAEVAALPIPNPNQELKYVTDAVATIRKALQGQVPLIGFSGSPWTLATYMVEGASTKNFSWVKGMMYQEPKAMHALLEKLADSIILYLNAQVAAGAQALMIFDTWGGVLTPADYQEFSLRYMQKIVAGLTREKDGQKIPVTLFTKGAGNWLEQMAQTGADCLGVDWTTNLQDARALVNGKTALQGNMDPSILYGSEQRIREEVSKILASYGQGSGHVFNLGHGIHQTVEPEKAGAFIKAVHELSPQYHL; translated from the coding sequence ATGTCAGCTGCTTTAAAAAACGATCGTTATATTCGTGCCTGTTTACAACAAGAAACCGATAGAACTCCGATTTGGATGATGCGCCAAGCCGGGCGCTACTTGCCTGAATATCGTCAGCTGCGGGCTGAAGCTGGAAGTTTTATGGATCTGTGTACCAATCCTGAGCTGGCTTGTGAAGTAACGCTACAACCATTGCGTCGCTTTCCGCTAGATGCGGCTATTTTATTTTCAGATATTTTGACCATCCCTGATGCTATGGGCTTAGGATTGTACTTCACTCCTGGTGAAGGCCCAGCGTTTGAAAAGCCCGTGCGCTCTATGGCGGAAGTCGCGGCGTTGCCGATCCCCAATCCTAACCAAGAGTTAAAGTACGTTACCGATGCCGTAGCGACCATCAGAAAAGCTTTGCAAGGCCAAGTGCCGCTGATTGGTTTTTCCGGCAGTCCTTGGACCTTAGCCACCTATATGGTGGAAGGCGCGAGCACCAAAAACTTTTCTTGGGTTAAAGGCATGATGTACCAAGAGCCCAAAGCGATGCATGCCTTGCTGGAGAAGCTGGCAGACTCAATCATTCTTTACTTGAATGCACAGGTCGCGGCTGGAGCTCAAGCCTTGATGATTTTTGATACTTGGGGCGGAGTATTAACTCCAGCCGATTACCAAGAATTTTCGCTGCGTTATATGCAAAAGATTGTAGCCGGACTCACCCGAGAAAAAGATGGACAAAAAATACCGGTCACTTTGTTCACCAAAGGCGCCGGTAATTGGCTGGAGCAAATGGCACAGACTGGGGCGGATTGTTTAGGGGTCGATTGGACCACTAATTTGCAGGATGCTCGGGCACTGGTTAACGGCAAAACCGCTTTGCAAGGTAATATGGACCCTTCGATTCTGTATGGCTCGGAACAAAGAATTCGTGAAGAGGTTAGCAAAATTCTCGCCAGTTATGGACAAGGCTCTGGTCATGTGTTTAATTTAGGTCATGGCATCCATCAAACGGTGGAGCCTGAAAAAGCGGGTGCTTTTATTAAAGCAGTTCACGAATTAAGTCCACAGTATCATTTGTAA
- the aroK gene encoding shikimate kinase AroK produces the protein MKGKRNIFLVGPMGAGKTTIGKQLAEILKLEFIDSDHELEKRTGAPIDWIFDIEGEDGFRKREEAIIEELTQMQGVVLATGGGAIVSDKSRNFLAARGVVVYLETSIEQQLERTRRDKRRPLIQNDNPKEVLESLMTERETLYTEIADLTVPTNISSVKSVAKQIVELMDQSI, from the coding sequence ATGAAAGGTAAGCGCAACATCTTTTTAGTCGGCCCTATGGGGGCTGGCAAAACCACCATTGGCAAGCAACTGGCAGAAATTCTAAAACTCGAGTTTATTGATAGCGATCATGAGCTTGAAAAGCGAACCGGTGCGCCTATTGATTGGATTTTTGATATTGAAGGCGAAGATGGTTTTCGTAAGCGTGAAGAAGCCATCATAGAAGAGTTAACGCAAATGCAAGGCGTGGTATTGGCAACTGGCGGTGGCGCAATTGTTTCTGATAAAAGTCGTAACTTTTTGGCTGCTCGTGGTGTGGTGGTCTATCTTGAAACTTCAATTGAGCAGCAACTGGAAAGAACCCGTCGTGATAAAAGACGTCCTTTGATCCAAAATGATAATCCAAAGGAAGTGCTAGAGAGTTTGATGACGGAAAGGGAAACGCTTTATACTGAGATTGCCGATCTTACAGTGCCGACTAATATTAGTTCGGTAAAATCCGTAGCGAAACAAATTGTTGAGCTAATGGATCAAAGTATCTAA
- the aroB gene encoding 3-dehydroquinate synthase, translated as MKNLQLSLSAKPHHYQIQIGEGTLSSPSNFKDLPFAHKVVIITNKSLAPLYLDSLKHSLQTANPQLTIIDFVLEDGESYKSFDSFQKIQSFLLQEQLKRNDGLIALGGGVIGDITGFCAATYQRGIAFVQIPTSLLAMVDSSIGGKTAINHPLGKNMIGAFHQPHKVVIDIHCLRSLPRREFAAGMAEIVKAAIIDSTDFFNWLESNVEDIKSFNPDFLIKMIEQACVIKAKIVQQDETEQGVRALLNLGHSFGHAIEKTLGYGQMLHGEAVAIGMVLASRLSQKLNLLTAAQAERVSQLLAAFELPIRLPKDLDVNAMVAAMGLDKKNLSKNPRLILPKKIGQVMISEKTSYRELADFLSQQ; from the coding sequence TTGAAAAACCTACAACTATCGCTATCAGCTAAACCACATCATTACCAAATCCAGATTGGCGAAGGCACTCTCTCTTCGCCGAGTAACTTTAAAGATCTTCCTTTTGCCCATAAAGTGGTGATCATTACCAATAAAAGTTTGGCACCCCTCTACTTGGATTCACTAAAACACTCATTACAGACTGCCAATCCGCAGTTAACGATTATTGATTTTGTTTTAGAAGATGGTGAATCTTATAAATCTTTTGACAGTTTCCAAAAAATTCAAAGTTTTTTACTGCAAGAGCAACTTAAAAGAAACGATGGACTAATAGCACTGGGCGGCGGTGTTATTGGCGATATTACCGGTTTTTGCGCGGCCACCTACCAACGAGGCATAGCATTTGTTCAGATCCCAACCAGCCTACTGGCCATGGTTGATTCTTCAATCGGAGGCAAGACAGCAATTAACCATCCGCTTGGTAAAAATATGATTGGCGCCTTCCATCAACCGCATAAAGTTGTGATTGATATCCATTGTCTACGAAGTTTACCGCGGCGAGAGTTTGCAGCCGGAATGGCGGAGATTGTTAAAGCCGCTATAATTGATTCGACTGATTTTTTTAATTGGCTTGAATCAAATGTTGAAGATATCAAAAGCTTCAATCCTGACTTTCTGATCAAGATGATTGAGCAGGCTTGCGTTATCAAGGCAAAGATCGTGCAGCAGGATGAAACAGAGCAAGGAGTACGAGCCTTGTTAAATTTGGGGCACAGTTTTGGTCATGCGATCGAGAAAACTCTGGGATATGGACAGATGTTGCATGGCGAAGCCGTTGCGATTGGTATGGTGTTAGCGAGTAGGTTAAGCCAGAAACTCAATCTGTTAACTGCAGCCCAAGCCGAGCGCGTGAGCCAGTTGCTAGCAGCGTTTGAGTTGCCTATTCGACTTCCTAAGGATCTTGATGTTAATGCAATGGTAGCAGCGATGGGGTTAGACAAAAAAAACTTGAGCAAGAATCCGCGTTTGATTTTGCCAAAAAAAATAGGACAGGTTATGATTAGCGAAAAGACGAGTTATAGGGAGTTGGCGGACTTTTTAAGCCAACAATAA
- the pilQ gene encoding type IV pilus secretin PilQ — protein sequence MKQSNTRNSQLHLGKKIMSTKGFLNKCSITMVALLASWGVNASQLQAIDYQVLPGDKVQLRFEYSSAPPSPQEFTTANPARISMDFDGVDSGLSYKTKAIDVGVLNSVTALEAGDKTRVIINLEQMVSYNSRIQGNDFFVTLSNAGSGSASSGNVAASLPRSSASSDYDIASIDFRRGTEGEGRVLVNLGSPNVSVDLRQEGRNVIADFIDTDIDPNFIRRLDVVDFGTPAQIIETSSRGNTVRLVVKANDNFDYLAYQADDQYTIELKPLTKAEIERREREKPKYSGDRLTLQFQDMDLKAILHTLGDFAGLNIVISDDVQGSMALNLVNVPWDQALDIILKSKGLGKRQEGNVIMIAPADVIAAREEQELEALKQVEELAPLRTEIIQVNYGKAVEFASLLKPSNLQTSSGDGTTSADQTVGILSDRGAVSVDVRTNSLIVKDVPSKLEDARRLVEQLDIPVQQVLIEARIVTADDGFSRDIGARVGVTDIFNSDEASVSGTLDGAVINNPGIIVEGLDPNSIGSIDDRLNVNLPVANPAGSLGLSFFRLAEGLILDLEISALESENRGEVVASPKVITANQQEAFIKAGEEIPYQQNSGGSGGLGGNVTVEFKEAVLELRVTPQITPDGRVNLNLAIKQDTRGETIAFQGEGNVGAPAINTQEIGTTVLVNNGETIVLGGIFQHRTQHTETKVPLLGDIPFMGWLFRSTERFDNKQELLIFVTPKILNNDLKL from the coding sequence ATGAAACAATCAAATACAAGGAATTCACAGCTACACTTGGGTAAAAAAATTATGTCGACAAAAGGTTTTCTCAATAAATGTTCAATAACGATGGTAGCCTTACTAGCATCTTGGGGTGTAAATGCTAGTCAGTTACAGGCAATTGATTATCAAGTGCTACCGGGTGATAAGGTTCAGTTGCGTTTTGAATACAGTTCAGCGCCGCCAAGTCCGCAAGAGTTTACCACTGCCAATCCGGCTAGAATTTCGATGGACTTTGATGGAGTCGACTCTGGCTTAAGCTATAAAACTAAAGCAATCGATGTCGGGGTTTTAAACTCAGTAACCGCGCTTGAAGCGGGCGATAAAACTCGAGTGATTATCAATCTTGAGCAGATGGTGAGTTATAACAGTCGTATTCAAGGTAATGACTTTTTTGTGACGTTGAGTAACGCTGGTTCCGGCTCTGCTTCTAGCGGTAATGTAGCTGCAAGCCTACCCAGAAGTTCCGCTAGCAGCGATTATGATATTGCCAGTATTGATTTTCGCCGCGGTACGGAAGGCGAAGGGCGAGTGTTAGTTAATTTAGGAAGCCCTAATGTATCGGTGGATTTGCGTCAAGAAGGACGTAATGTGATTGCCGACTTTATTGATACGGACATTGATCCGAACTTTATTCGTCGACTAGATGTTGTGGATTTTGGCACTCCGGCGCAGATTATTGAAACCAGCAGCCGTGGCAATACGGTTCGTTTAGTGGTTAAAGCTAATGATAACTTTGATTACTTGGCTTACCAAGCTGATGATCAATACACCATCGAGTTAAAGCCATTAACCAAAGCTGAAATCGAACGTCGCGAGCGTGAGAAGCCTAAGTATTCGGGTGATCGTTTAACCTTGCAATTCCAGGATATGGATCTGAAAGCGATTTTACACACGCTTGGTGATTTTGCTGGCTTAAATATCGTAATTAGTGATGATGTTCAAGGTTCAATGGCACTTAATCTGGTGAATGTTCCTTGGGATCAGGCGCTGGATATTATTCTTAAATCGAAAGGTTTAGGCAAACGCCAAGAAGGCAACGTAATTATGATTGCGCCTGCCGATGTGATAGCAGCGCGTGAAGAGCAAGAGTTAGAGGCTCTAAAGCAGGTCGAAGAGTTGGCACCGCTAAGAACCGAGATTATCCAAGTTAATTATGGTAAAGCGGTAGAATTTGCTTCTTTACTTAAACCTTCTAATCTACAGACCAGTTCTGGTGATGGCACGACTAGCGCAGATCAAACGGTTGGTATTTTATCGGATCGTGGGGCTGTTTCTGTTGACGTCAGAACCAATAGCCTTATTGTTAAAGACGTACCTAGCAAATTAGAAGATGCTAGACGTTTAGTCGAACAATTGGATATTCCTGTTCAGCAAGTGCTGATTGAAGCAAGAATTGTTACGGCGGATGATGGCTTCTCGCGAGATATTGGTGCTCGAGTCGGGGTGACTGATATCTTTAACTCTGATGAAGCATCTGTTTCCGGTACTTTAGATGGTGCTGTCATTAATAACCCTGGCATTATTGTAGAGGGCCTAGATCCTAATAGCATTGGCAGTATTGATGACCGATTAAATGTCAACCTGCCTGTGGCTAACCCGGCTGGTTCTTTAGGCTTGTCCTTCTTTAGATTAGCCGAAGGTTTGATTCTTGATTTAGAAATTTCAGCGCTAGAATCTGAAAATCGTGGTGAGGTAGTTGCCAGCCCGAAAGTGATTACTGCCAATCAGCAGGAAGCCTTTATCAAGGCGGGTGAGGAAATCCCATACCAGCAAAACTCTGGTGGTTCAGGCGGCCTAGGCGGTAATGTAACCGTAGAGTTTAAAGAAGCAGTACTTGAGTTGCGAGTTACTCCACAAATCACTCCTGATGGAAGAGTGAACCTCAATCTTGCCATAAAACAGGATACTCGTGGTGAAACTATTGCATTCCAAGGTGAAGGTAACGTGGGCGCCCCTGCGATTAATACTCAGGAAATAGGTACAACGGTTCTGGTTAATAATGGTGAGACCATTGTTCTGGGTGGTATCTTCCAGCATAGAACTCAGCATACTGAGACAAAAGTTCCGCTGTTGGGTGATATTCCTTTTATGGGCTGGTTGTTTAGAAGCACCGAGCGTTTTGACAATAAGCAAGAGCTGTTAATTTTCGTCACTCCAAAAATATTGAATAACGACTTGAAATTATAA
- a CDS encoding GMC family oxidoreductase, translated as MIKNDPQAIDANQLGSRVLETDIAIIGSGAGGGVSAEIFAKQGFRVLLLEEGPYLTARDFKMQEKEAYPLLYQESAARKTKDKAINILQGRSVGGSTTVNWTSSFRTPDKTLAHWQKHYGLADLSPDKMAPWFEKMEQRLNIAPWATPANANNDAISRGAKKLGWSARTIARNVKGCANLGYCGMGCLLNAKQSMLVSTIPAAKKLGAKVLYQARVERLLIEADKVVGCEVYPVNHASKRTHNAAITIKAKHTILSAGSIGSPAVLLRSKVPDPFNRVGKRTFLHPVVASAAFMPHQVNGFYGAPQSIYSDEFLWPKANKMGFKIEAAPLHPSLVSTVLTPFSEQHFDLFKDFSKIQGSLALLRDGFSEDSQGGQVWLDKFGYPKLDYPLNDYFWTGARSALLAMAELQFAAGAKSVYPSHMDAKKYPSWHQANKAIKQFTMKELKTMVFSAHLMGGNAMGADDKLSVVDEQGKFRWLDGLHIFDGSIFPTSIGANPQLSIYGLVAKLATNLSTQVSKRASE; from the coding sequence ATGATAAAAAACGATCCTCAAGCTATCGATGCTAACCAACTTGGATCAAGAGTCCTAGAGACCGACATTGCAATCATTGGTAGTGGTGCTGGCGGTGGGGTGAGCGCGGAGATTTTTGCCAAACAAGGATTTAGGGTGCTACTGCTAGAGGAAGGACCTTACCTCACGGCGCGTGATTTTAAGATGCAGGAAAAAGAGGCCTATCCGTTGCTCTACCAAGAATCCGCTGCCAGAAAAACCAAAGATAAGGCAATTAATATTCTTCAAGGGCGGAGCGTTGGCGGCTCAACAACGGTTAATTGGACCTCAAGTTTTCGTACTCCTGACAAAACCTTAGCTCATTGGCAGAAGCATTATGGCTTGGCTGATCTGAGTCCAGATAAGATGGCTCCTTGGTTTGAGAAAATGGAGCAGCGCTTAAATATAGCGCCTTGGGCGACTCCAGCCAATGCCAATAATGATGCAATTAGTCGGGGCGCAAAAAAACTGGGTTGGTCAGCAAGAACTATCGCTCGCAACGTTAAAGGCTGCGCAAATTTGGGTTATTGTGGCATGGGCTGTCTGCTCAATGCCAAACAATCGATGTTGGTGTCGACCATTCCTGCGGCAAAAAAACTGGGTGCTAAAGTCTTATATCAAGCGCGTGTGGAGCGATTGCTGATTGAGGCAGATAAGGTCGTTGGTTGTGAGGTCTATCCGGTTAACCATGCTTCGAAAAGAACGCACAATGCAGCCATCACCATTAAAGCAAAACATACTATCTTAAGTGCTGGCTCGATTGGCTCGCCCGCGGTGTTATTGCGATCGAAGGTTCCGGATCCTTTTAACAGAGTGGGTAAGCGAACCTTTTTACATCCAGTGGTGGCAAGCGCGGCTTTTATGCCACATCAAGTCAATGGCTTTTACGGCGCCCCTCAGTCGATTTATAGCGATGAGTTTTTGTGGCCAAAGGCTAATAAGATGGGCTTTAAGATTGAAGCGGCGCCGCTGCATCCTTCATTAGTTTCGACAGTGCTAACCCCTTTTTCCGAGCAGCATTTTGATTTATTTAAGGATTTTTCTAAAATTCAAGGATCGCTTGCCTTATTGCGCGATGGCTTTTCAGAAGACAGTCAAGGTGGTCAGGTGTGGTTAGATAAGTTTGGTTATCCTAAATTGGATTATCCATTGAATGATTATTTTTGGACTGGTGCGCGCAGCGCCTTACTCGCTATGGCCGAACTGCAATTTGCAGCAGGTGCTAAGTCAGTCTATCCATCGCATATGGACGCAAAAAAATACCCTAGCTGGCACCAAGCAAACAAAGCGATAAAACAATTTACCATGAAAGAATTAAAAACAATGGTCTTTAGTGCGCACCTAATGGGGGGAAATGCGATGGGAGCCGATGACAAGCTATCGGTTGTGGATGAGCAAGGCAAATTTCGTTGGCTGGATGGATTGCACATTTTTGATGGCTCAATCTTTCCCACCAGCATTGGTGCCAATCCGCAATTATCGATTTATGGCTTAGTAGCCAAACTGGCCACCAACTTGTCTACGCAAGTTTCCAAGCGTGCCTCTGAGTAA
- a CDS encoding hydrolase, protein MLKESEFKPPWWLSNRHLQTFWSPLAPKTPIPNLLRKRLELADGDFLDLDWVNRDKTSPTLVLLHGLEGNLDSPYLRRMLNQLEAKGWRGLLVYWRGCSGEPNRTDKTYHAGRSEDLEAVMQHLAANDIEQPIFVAGYSLGANILLKWLGEKGRDGLDAPIRAGFAVSTPFDLSICADSIDKGFSKIYKHYLLSTLKKKIIAKYSAERLLKLLNLTAKDILLISSMREFDDRISSKLNGFLDANDYYVQSSSKQYLKYIQVPTVVMHAADDPFMSPEIIPKESELTSSLELRISENGGHVGFVRDIDKSGNSFYLETSILDYFSSFVDAKEKSA, encoded by the coding sequence ATGCTAAAAGAAAGTGAGTTTAAGCCGCCTTGGTGGCTCAGCAACCGTCATCTACAAACCTTTTGGAGTCCTTTGGCTCCAAAGACTCCTATACCGAATTTATTGCGAAAGCGCTTGGAGTTAGCAGACGGCGACTTTCTAGATTTGGACTGGGTTAATCGGGACAAAACGAGCCCCACTCTAGTGCTGCTACATGGCTTAGAAGGTAATCTTGACTCGCCTTATCTTAGACGCATGCTGAATCAGCTTGAAGCTAAAGGCTGGCGGGGACTTTTGGTTTATTGGCGTGGTTGTAGCGGTGAACCTAACCGAACCGATAAAACTTACCATGCCGGACGCAGTGAAGATTTAGAAGCTGTGATGCAACATTTAGCTGCGAATGATATCGAGCAGCCTATTTTCGTCGCCGGTTACTCTCTAGGCGCTAATATTTTACTGAAATGGCTTGGCGAAAAAGGCCGCGATGGTCTCGACGCGCCTATTCGAGCAGGCTTTGCGGTATCCACGCCGTTTGACTTATCTATTTGTGCCGATTCTATAGATAAAGGCTTTTCGAAAATTTATAAGCATTATCTGTTAAGCACCTTGAAGAAAAAAATAATCGCCAAGTATTCAGCTGAGCGTTTGTTAAAACTGCTGAACTTAACCGCTAAAGATATTTTGTTGATCAGCAGTATGCGTGAGTTTGACGATAGAATTAGCTCTAAGCTCAACGGTTTTCTTGATGCTAACGACTATTATGTTCAATCTTCTAGCAAGCAGTATCTTAAATACATACAAGTGCCAACCGTGGTTATGCATGCGGCTGACGATCCCTTTATGTCGCCAGAAATTATCCCGAAGGAGTCTGAACTGACAAGCTCATTAGAGCTGCGCATTTCGGAAAATGGCGGCCATGTAGGCTTTGTTCGCGATATTGATAAAAGCGGCAATAGTTTTTATTTGGAAACTTCAATTCTTGATTATTTCAGTAGTTTTGTAGATGCTAAAGAGAAATCTGCCTAG
- a CDS encoding pilus assembly protein PilP encodes MKKIKTMISLSLMTLALSACQGNGLSELQQEVQKIKDSTPTGIKELPPVIPYEPFTYSAVDLRSPFAELDPEFETRLLQIEEGCETDIQPDPNRRKFDLERFGLDALQYVGLISNKREHRGLIKIESGDSAGVIQPIHVGEYIGLNDGKVLKIDNDQITIEAIVPNSKGCWEKRPQYLVLGQ; translated from the coding sequence ATGAAAAAAATAAAGACAATGATCAGTTTGAGCTTGATGACCTTAGCTTTAAGCGCCTGTCAAGGTAATGGCTTGAGTGAGCTACAGCAGGAAGTTCAAAAAATTAAAGATTCAACACCGACGGGAATTAAAGAATTACCTCCGGTCATTCCTTACGAGCCTTTTACCTACAGTGCGGTCGATTTACGCAGTCCTTTTGCTGAATTGGATCCCGAGTTTGAAACTCGTTTATTGCAAATCGAAGAAGGCTGCGAAACTGATATCCAGCCGGATCCGAATCGCCGCAAGTTTGATTTAGAGCGCTTTGGGTTGGATGCTTTGCAGTATGTGGGGTTAATTTCTAATAAACGCGAGCATCGAGGTTTGATTAAAATCGAGTCGGGTGACAGTGCTGGAGTGATTCAGCCGATTCATGTAGGCGAATACATTGGTTTGAACGATGGTAAGGTGCTTAAGATTGATAACGATCAGATTACTATCGAAGCCATAGTTCCGAACTCAAAAGGATGTTGGGAAAAACGTCCGCAATACTTGGTCTTAGGACAGTAG
- a CDS encoding SPOR domain-containing protein — protein MSFSADTSELPKKHQPIHVPESWQRLIAVIRHQLRPNHFIFIEAPHQAGKTTFASVLSKKLTLNEEISVSYQNLHPLSTTEQILGAIPDVDSFQSQIQLVILDDCMDVDPSQLERIISSNIDKYFVVLGEPELLDRIPRLQESRFTLPLFNKEDCHKLLNKQQHSIDPSLDIPSLESELIYFESRGFPGEVLRLGEQLQVKLKKKASSLKSYDLANRGVLSSLIIGLGVLIFLGYLLFAGGESQEQAIQSPKPLEQNTSEAESKTQVIDGGELPIPILKQSSSETAGASSEGQTEAEKEVEGGELVIESTQSAAIANNSFEVWIETRSPEHFTIQLFSHKSKQEAEAFKQELDLADSYVYPARVNGETHFRVIWGDYPNRARAQLAIQSLPQSIMQQKPWLRSFSSLAKELQQ, from the coding sequence ATGTCATTTTCAGCGGATACTTCAGAACTCCCCAAAAAGCATCAGCCAATTCACGTGCCAGAGTCGTGGCAGCGTTTGATTGCGGTAATTCGTCACCAACTTAGACCCAATCATTTTATTTTTATTGAAGCGCCTCATCAGGCTGGGAAAACAACCTTTGCCAGTGTCTTAAGCAAAAAGCTGACATTAAATGAGGAAATATCCGTCAGTTATCAAAATCTGCATCCCTTATCAACAACCGAGCAAATCCTCGGCGCTATCCCTGATGTAGACAGCTTCCAATCCCAGATCCAACTGGTGATCTTAGATGATTGCATGGACGTAGACCCATCACAATTAGAGCGGATAATTAGCAGCAACATCGACAAATATTTTGTGGTGTTAGGTGAGCCAGAACTGCTGGATCGGATCCCGCGTTTGCAAGAATCACGCTTTACTCTGCCGCTTTTCAACAAGGAAGATTGCCATAAGCTATTGAATAAACAGCAACACAGCATTGATCCCAGTCTTGATATTCCCTCTTTGGAAAGTGAGCTGATTTATTTCGAAAGCCGAGGATTTCCAGGCGAAGTTTTAAGGCTTGGCGAGCAGCTACAAGTCAAGCTAAAGAAAAAAGCTTCCAGCCTTAAAAGTTATGATTTAGCTAACCGTGGAGTGCTTTCGTCTCTTATCATTGGACTTGGCGTATTGATTTTCCTAGGTTATTTACTGTTTGCTGGCGGTGAAAGCCAAGAACAAGCAATTCAAAGCCCCAAGCCATTGGAGCAAAATACTTCTGAAGCTGAGTCTAAAACTCAAGTGATCGATGGAGGCGAGTTGCCGATCCCTATCTTGAAACAAAGCAGTTCTGAAACAGCTGGTGCTAGTAGCGAAGGTCAGACAGAGGCTGAAAAAGAGGTCGAAGGTGGGGAATTGGTGATTGAGTCGACGCAGTCAGCGGCGATTGCCAACAACAGTTTTGAGGTCTGGATTGAAACTCGCTCGCCAGAGCATTTTACCATTCAACTGTTTTCTCATAAATCTAAACAAGAAGCCGAAGCTTTTAAGCAAGAATTGGATTTGGCCGATTCTTATGTGTATCCGGCAAGAGTGAATGGTGAGACGCATTTTCGTGTGATTTGGGGAGACTATCCCAATCGAGCACGGGCCCAACTGGCGATTCAATCGCTCCCCCAATCGATTATGCAGCAAAAGCCTTGGCTTCGCTCTTTTAGCTCGCTCGCCAAAGAATTGCAGCAATAG
- a CDS encoding coniferyl aldehyde dehydrogenase codes for MQQTFEKLQKARRQNPFPSLAERKKWLDLLQTLVLENEIAIIEAIDKDFTGRAEFETQLAEIYPSIKAIKHAKKKLSSWMKPEKRPVSIWFKPAAAKIIYQPLGVAGIIVPWNYPLYMALGPLACAIAAGNRVMLKMSEFTPNFSQLFAELVKKYLPADVISVVNGGPDVGAEFSQLPFDHILFTGSSRVGKMVMKAASDNLTPVTLELGGKSPTIIDENFSLALAAEKIMFGKLLNSGQTCLAPDYVFVKAGQEEAFAEACKTAAQKFYPKWNAKEYSAINSSKQFQRQEAMLQDAIDKGAEIVYLNNNQETTDGRKMSPAVVLQTQAEMQIRQEEIFGPVLPIVSYQNFDEVIDYVNDHPRPLALYLFSHNQKRIKRILTETTSGGVTLNDVILHVSQESLPFGGVGNSGMGHYHGYEGFKTFSKAKSVFKQSRLAGTKLMYPPYSKLAKMLYRLMRGR; via the coding sequence ATGCAGCAGACATTCGAAAAATTACAAAAAGCCCGTCGTCAAAATCCTTTCCCAAGTTTAGCTGAACGTAAAAAGTGGCTTGATTTGCTGCAAACTCTGGTCTTAGAAAATGAAATCGCAATTATTGAAGCGATTGACAAAGACTTTACTGGTCGTGCTGAGTTTGAAACTCAACTAGCAGAAATTTACCCCTCAATAAAAGCGATAAAACACGCAAAGAAAAAGCTGTCTAGTTGGATGAAACCTGAAAAAAGGCCGGTTTCAATCTGGTTTAAACCGGCAGCGGCTAAAATAATCTACCAACCTTTAGGAGTGGCTGGGATTATTGTGCCCTGGAACTATCCGTTGTATATGGCCTTGGGTCCCTTGGCTTGTGCCATTGCTGCGGGTAATCGAGTGATGCTGAAAATGTCAGAGTTTACTCCAAACTTTAGCCAACTTTTTGCCGAATTAGTAAAAAAATATTTGCCCGCTGATGTGATCTCGGTAGTTAATGGTGGCCCAGACGTCGGGGCCGAATTTTCGCAATTACCTTTTGACCATATACTATTCACAGGCTCAAGTAGGGTGGGCAAGATGGTGATGAAGGCTGCTAGTGATAATTTGACACCCGTGACCTTGGAGCTTGGCGGCAAGTCACCTACCATCATTGACGAAAATTTCTCTTTAGCGCTTGCTGCCGAAAAGATCATGTTTGGTAAGTTGTTAAATTCAGGGCAAACTTGCTTAGCGCCCGACTATGTTTTTGTTAAAGCGGGTCAAGAAGAAGCTTTTGCCGAAGCCTGTAAAACGGCTGCGCAAAAATTTTATCCTAAATGGAATGCTAAAGAATATTCAGCAATTAACTCGTCGAAACAATTTCAGCGCCAAGAAGCGATGCTGCAAGATGCGATTGATAAGGGCGCTGAAATTGTTTATTTAAATAATAATCAAGAAACCACTGATGGTCGGAAAATGTCGCCTGCAGTGGTTTTGCAGACTCAAGCTGAGATGCAAATTCGGCAAGAAGAAATTTTCGGACCTGTGTTACCGATAGTTTCTTACCAAAATTTTGATGAAGTGATTGATTATGTTAATGACCATCCGCGGCCTTTAGCCTTGTATTTATTTAGTCATAACCAAAAGCGCATAAAACGTATTTTAACTGAAACCACTTCGGGCGGCGTGACCCTCAACGATGTGATCTTGCATGTCAGCCAAGAGAGTCTGCCCTTTGGTGGTGTCGGTAATTCAGGCATGGGTCACTATCATGGCTATGAAGGCTTCAAGACTTTCTCCAAAGCCAAAAGTGTGTTTAAACAAAGTCGATTGGCTGGTACTAAACTCATGTATCCACCCTACTCTAAATTGGCCAAAATGCTTTATCGATTAATGCGAGGCCGCTAA